The nucleotide sequence TTGCCGATCGATGCGTTAGTGGCAGCCGATCGCGATCTGAAACGATATTTCGATGCCTACGAACGCCATCCTCCCCCCTCGATTGAGGGCGATCGTCAAGCAGAATATCCTCTCGCCATCGCAATGCGGGGGTTCCAATTGTTCGGGGTTGTCGATCTGCTGGTGACAAATCGCGATCGCGCTCAAATTGTGGATTGGAAAACCTATCGCAGGCCGCGCGAGCTCCGAGAGCTGGAGTTCGATTGGCAAACTCGACTGTACCTATTTTTATTGGCCGAAACCCATGGCTATTCGCCGGCAATGCTATCGATGACCTACTGGTTTGCCGAAGCCCCCGATCGCCCTGTCACCCTTCACTACGATCGCGCTACCCATCAGGCCAACCGCCAAAT is from Synechococcus sp. PCC 7336 and encodes:
- a CDS encoding PD-(D/E)XK nuclease family protein, which translates into the protein MWEKPQRITQTHLRVLDKEPHRFRRLFLDGLALPNLPRNPEAIERGQQFHQLMQQQALALPIDALVAADRDLKRYFDAYERHPPPSIEGDRQAEYPLAIAMRGFQLFGVVDLLVTNRDRAQIVDWKTYRRPRELRELEFDWQTRLYLFLLAETHGYSPAMLSMTYWFAEAPDRPVTLHYDRATHQANRQILARLLGQLEDWLTHNSFPDGSEFQREIAGAARQLDVADIPPLPLP